The Methanomicrobia archaeon region CGGGTTCTCCTTTACCACCTTCCGCCCCTTCTCCGTCAGTTTGGTCAACATTACGTAGACACCCATCTTTATCACCACTAAAAGAGATGCTTTGCGTTCGGATTTAAAGCTTTCGGCGCATCCATGGGCACGGGATAATAACGCGGGACTTGGACTTCACTACGAAGGAGCATCGACCGCTTCAACTTCAGATGCCGGGTTGTTTAAGAACCGCGGCTTGACATCAGGTTGCCGGTACGGTATCGAGCGCTGCGGAGATCTCGTCAAAGACCGCCTGTATTTCCGCCGTGCCGTCTACCGTAACCAGGACACCCTTCTGCCGGTAGTATTCGATCAGCGGCTGTGACTGCTTCTTATATACCGCCAATCGATTCAGCACCGCCGTTTCTTTATCATCCTCGCGCTGATACAGCTTACAACCACAGAGATCACAGATCCCTTCTTGCTCTGGCCGATTGAAGAGGATATGGTAGCTCGCGCCACAGGCACACATCCGCCTTCCCGAGATCCGCTTCAGCACTTCCACATCGGGCACCTCGATATTGACCACCACGTCCAATGTCTTCCCCAGCTCATTCAGGATCGTCTCCAGCACCTCTGCCTGCGGTATTGTTCTCGGATAACCGTCAAAGATACAGCCCGAGTCGCAATCCGGCTGCGCGAGCCGATCTTTGATGATGCCAATGAGCACCCCGTCCGGCACCAGTTCGCCCCGGTCCATGTACTTCTTCGCTTCGAGCCCCAGCGCGGTCTGACGCTTCAGATTCTCACGAAGAATATCGCCGGTTGAGACATGTGGTATCTCGTACTTCTCAGCCAGTTTTATTGCCTGGGTGCCTTTCCCTGAGCCCGGCGGGCCGAACAAAACGATGTTCATCTCCTCTACAACACCTCTGCTCGAAGAGAACCTGAAGGTTCTCAGCAGCACAGCAACGAGCGGTTCTAGAGAACACTCGGCGCTCAGAATATAAATAAGTGCGCGATGCAGCCTTCATAGTTCTTATTGCAGTTCGGCGATTTTAAAAAATTTTTATAGTAAAAAGTTTTAAAATATACCTGACGATGA contains the following coding sequences:
- a CDS encoding adenylate kinase, producing the protein MNIVLFGPPGSGKGTQAIKLAEKYEIPHVSTGDILRENLKRQTALGLEAKKYMDRGELVPDGVLIGIIKDRLAQPDCDSGCIFDGYPRTIPQAEVLETILNELGKTLDVVVNIEVPDVEVLKRISGRRMCACGASYHILFNRPEQEGICDLCGCKLYQREDDKETAVLNRLAVYKKQSQPLIEYYRQKGVLVTVDGTAEIQAVFDEISAALDTVPAT